The genomic region TGCAACTCAAAGCCGCTTTGCAAGAAAGACTCTTACTTGAGCCTGCCTTGCAGTACATTTGTCTAAATATTGAATTTCCATTGCTGCGCACACTTGCCGAAATGGAATACTCAGGGATTGCTATCGACACCAGCGTACTTAGCGAGATTTCTCTTGCTTTAGACACTGCAATTCAAGAAACGGCACAAGCCATCTATGCGGCTGCTGGTGAGACATTCAACATTGATTCCCCAAAGCAAATTGGTGAAGTGCTCTTCGAGAAAATGAAACTGCCTGCCAAAAAACGCACGAAAACAGGCTACTCCACCGATGTGCGCGTGCTCGAAGAACTTGCAGCAGAATTTCCAATTGCCAGCAAAATTTTGGAATACCGAAGTTTGCAGAAGTTGAAAAATACTTATGTTAATACTTTGCCTACGCTCATTCGCAAAAGGAGCGGCAAGGTGCACACCTCGTTCAATCAAAGCGTGGTGGCAACAGGGCGGCTTTCATCGTCGAATCCAAACTTGCAAAATATCCCTATTCGCACCGAACTGGGCAGACAAATTCGTAAAGCCTTTGTGGCAAGCCGCCCAGATTACGCTTTGCTTTCGGCAGACTACTCACAAATCGAACTGCGTATTGCTGCAGAACTCTCTGGGGATGAAACTATGCAGCGCGCATTCAAAAATGGTGAGGATATTCACAGTGCAACTGCCAAAATTATTTTCGAGACGGATCATATCACGAAAGATATGCGCCGTAAAGCCAAGGAGGTTAATTTCGGTGTGCTTTATGGGATTCAGCCGTTTGGTTTGGCGCAACGCCTCGACATTAGCCAAAGCGAAGCTAAAGCCATCATCGAGAACTACAAAGCCAAATACCCAAAGATTTTTGACTATCTCTCGCGTGTCTTGGAGCAAGCACGCACAAAAGGCTATGTAGAAACGGCTTTAGGTCGGCGGCGCTATTTTAGGGATATCAACCACAAGAATGTCTCGATTCGAAACGCTGCGGAGCGTGCTGCTATCAATGCTCCGATTCAAGGCACCGCAGCTGATATGATTAAACTGGCAATGATTCAAATTGATGAAAGTTTGCATGCAAAGAACATGCAGTCAAAAATGGTCTTACAAGTGCATGATGAATTGCTCTTCGATGCACCGAAGTCGGAATTAGATGCCCTCTCTACGCTTGTCAAAACTGAAATGATAGATGCAGCAGTGCGCGCTGGACTACAGCGTGTGCCTGTTGCCGTAGAAGTTGGAATTGGTGAAAATTGGTTAGCTGCACATTGACGATATGCCAAAGAGACCAGCACCACCGCTACGTCGAAAAAACTTTGCGACGATTGATGAAAGCGATTTGAGCGGCACCATTTTTGAGACGCGTGGCGCTTATTACCTTGTGCGTACACCTGAAGGTGAAACCTACACCTGTAAGACACTGCGCACCACACTAACTGAAAATCCAGACTCTACACTTGCTGTGGTTGGCGACCGGGTGCGCTTCCGTCCGTTAGAAGAACGAAATGATGTTGCGCTGCACAATGGCATCATTACCCTTGTGGAAAAACGCCGCACTTCGCTCTCGCGCAATCGCGAACGACGCCGCAATCGCAGTGGCGAAGTCGAGCATGTCATTGCCAGCAACATTGACCAACTTGTTATCGTTACCTCCGTCCTTGAGCCGCCATTCCGCCCGAAACTCGTTGACCGATACCTTGCTTTTGCAGAGTTCGAGCGACTCTCTGCGCTGCTTGTGCTCAATAAAATTGATTTGGATACAGAACATCTTGCACAGACGCTGCTTCAACCTTACTCTGAATTAGGGTACGATACACTTGCGCTCTCGGCACAAACGGGTGAAGGCATAGAGCACCTACGCAGCAAACTTATCGGCAAAACTTCGGTATTTAGCGGTCATTCAGGTGTTGGGAAATCCACGCTTATCAATGCGCTTACAGGCAGCAATTTGCCGACAGGTGAGATTAGTGAAAAAACGCACAAAGGTGCACACACAACGAGCAATGCCGTGATGCTTATTGTCTCTTGTCCTGACTCAAATGAGTATGGCTATGTCATCGATAC from [Chlorobium] sp. 445 harbors:
- the rsgA gene encoding ribosome small subunit-dependent GTPase A, producing MPKRPAPPLRRKNFATIDESDLSGTIFETRGAYYLVRTPEGETYTCKTLRTTLTENPDSTLAVVGDRVRFRPLEERNDVALHNGIITLVEKRRTSLSRNRERRRNRSGEVEHVIASNIDQLVIVTSVLEPPFRPKLVDRYLAFAEFERLSALLVLNKIDLDTEHLAQTLLQPYSELGYDTLALSAQTGEGIEHLRSKLIGKTSVFSGHSGVGKSTLINALTGSNLPTGEISEKTHKGAHTTSNAVMLIVSCPDSNEYGYVIDTPGIREFSLEGIAKEELRHLFVEFKKYASDCAFASCTHTTEPQCAVRAAVQRGKISALRYESYLALFAEAQP